Part of the Salinigranum rubrum genome is shown below.
GCGAAGCCGCCGAACAGGCGGGGGCGGGCGGCCTCGGTACCGGCGTGGACGTCGCCGGTCTCGAACAGCGCCTCGGCCGCCTCCCGGACGCGAGTGAACCGCTCGGGCCCGTTCGCCGTGACGGTCGCCGCGGCACCGCTTCCGACGACGGTCGCGTCGTCCGGAGCGCTCCAGACCGTCCGCGGACGCGTCGCCGTCTCGAGGACGGCCCGGAACGGCGGCTCTCGGATTCGAACCGTCCGGCTGACGAGGTGTTCGACCTCGCCAGTCCCTAGCTGTTCCATTGCCCCCCTCTCAGGACCACGTGCTCTTGTACCTGACTATCGGACCCCCTGTCCACACCTCAGGCGTACCGCTCTTCCTCCCAGGGATTCGCCGTGTTCGAGTAGCCGCGTTTCTCCCAGTACCCCCTCTCAGGGGCGGTCAGGAACTCCACGCCGGAGACCCACTTCGCTCCCTTGTACGCGTACTTGTGCGGCGTGACGACCCGGAGCGGCCCGCCGTGTTCTGGGGGCAACGGCTCGCCGTCGTACTCGACCACGAACAGCACGCCCTCCCGGAGGCAGTCGTCGAGAGGGAGGTTGGTCGTGTAGTCGTCCATCGCGTGGAACATGACGTGGACGGCGTCGTCGTCCACACCCGCCTCCTCGGCGAGCGTCGAGAAGGGAACGCCGGTGAACTCGCAGTCGAACTTGCTCCAGCCGGTGACGCAGTGGAAGTCCTGTACCTGTGTCTCCGTCGGGAGGGCCGTGAACTCCTCCCACGAGAGGTCGAGCGGGTCGTCGACGGCGCCCCACACCTCGAAGCGCCACGACTCGCGGTCCCAAGAGGGCGTGCCCGACTTCGAGAGCACGGGGAATCGGCTCGTCTCGCGCTGGCCCGGCGGGAGGCGGTCGTCGCCGTACTCGCGGTAGAGTTCGGTGAGGTCGTTCATATCCTCCCCTCGGTCGTGAGCTACCTATTCGTACCGACTCGTCCCGTGTGAGGGGACCGACGGGGCGGCCGCCGCCGCCGTCGTCCGCCACCCCCCGCCAGAGTTAAATAAGGTCCCTTCAAACCCCCGCACAGTCAGATGCCGAACGTAGAGATAACCGTCCCCGAACACCTGGAGATGCAGATCGCCCAGATGGTCGAGCAGGGCGAGTTCGTCAACCGCGAGGAGGCTATCGAGGAGTTGCTCTCGACGGGGCTTCGCGCGTACAAGACGAGCGGCCCGATGGAGGACGACCAGGAGTTCCAGGACGACGGGATGATGGGTCACGAAGACGAGTACGTGTTCTGAGCGGCGAGTGCCGGCGGCGCGGTGGCCTGGCCGGAGCAGTAGCACCAGTACCAGATGAGCGCGGCGCCGACGCGGCGAGCCACGGCTACGGCCGTGTCAAACGGTTCCCAACAATCCTTAAACGGGACTCGCCCGTATCACGGGGTATGCACAAGGACGAACTGCTCGAACTCCACGAGCAACTCGTGATCATCAAGGACCACTTCAAGACGCGCGAGGAGGTGCCCGACGGCCTCTTCGACGAGTACGAGAACCTCGGCGTCGAGCCCTCTCACGTCCACAAGTCGAAGTCGGAGCACAAACACGCCGTCTTCGTCCTCGGGAGCGCGCTCGCCGCCTCGATGTCCGACGACGAGTTCTCCAGCGCCGGCCGCGTCGGCAAGCGGATGGAGGAGCTCGCCGAGGACGCGGAATCGAAGCTCTGAACGTGTCTGACCCGGTTGCTCCCGTGAGTCCTCACACATAGCCGTGCAGTTCGCACCGCCCACCGTTCCCCCGTGGCTCCCCTCGAACAGTTCGTCGTCGTCGTCGCCGTCGTCGTCTCGCTCGCCGCGGTCTGGTACGTCGAACGGCCCGACGGGCGGTGGGGGACGCTCCTGAGACGGCGGTTCGTCGCCGGGGTTCCCTGGGGGACGCTCGTCGTCGTGAGCGTCGTCCTCGGCTTCTACCTGTTCGTCCAGGCCGGCCTCGACTACTGGTACTCCCCCATCGTCATCCCGTTCCGGGCGTGGTCGTACTTCTATCCGCTCGGCATACTCGCGTCCGGCTTCGCCCACGGCGGGCCGAACCACCTCCTCGGGAACCTGGTCGGCACCATCGTCTTCGCTCCCATCGCCGAGTACGTGTGGGGGCACTTCCCGACCAGGCGTGGTTCCGCCTCGTTCTCGTCGTGGCGGACCAACCCGTACGTCCGGGCCTTCGTGCTGTTTCCCGGCGTCGTGTTCGCCGTGACGGTTCTCACATCCGTCTTCGCCATCGGTCCCGTCATCGGCTTCTCGGGCGTCGTGTTCGCCTTCGCCGGCTTCGCGCTCGTCCGCTACCCGCTGGTGACAATCGTCGCGCTCGTCGCCGGTCGGGTGCTCGGCCTGCTCCGGGCCACCCTCCAGAGCCCCACGCTGGAGGCGAAGGCCCAGCCGACGTTCTCGACCCCCTGGTGGGCCGAAATCGCCATCCAGGGTCACGCTATCGGCCTGCTCGTCGGCGTCCTGCTCGGGGTGTGGCTCCTCCGACGGCGCGGCGACGAGCGTCCGCCGGCCGCCCGAACCTGGGCCGGCGTCCTCCTCTTCGCGGTGTCGCAGTCGCTCTGGGCCGTCTACTGGTTCCGCGGGGGCGAGACGTACGTCCTGTTCCGCGCGCTGGGCGTCGTCCTCGTCTTCGCGCTCGCGACGCTCGTCGCCCTCACCGTCACGGGGTCGGACCGGCCGCTGTTCCGGCGGGCGGTGAGCGACGGCGGCGACCCGAGCATCCTCTCGCTCCCCCGCTGGCAGTGGGGCGTCGTCGTCATGGTGCTCGTGGCCTCGGCGCTCGCCGGTCCCGCCGTCCCGGTGAACCTCTTCACCACCTCCGACGACCCGCTTCCCGGTGACCCGGTCGAGATCCGCGACTACCAGGTGACCTACGCCGAGGACGTCACCGACGGGATGGTCGCCGCCGTGAACGTCAGTGCGTTCGGCGAGACCACCGCCGTGAACACCTCGGGCGTCATCGTCCGCAGCCCCGAGCGCGGCATCTGGACGACTGCGGTGAGCAAGGGACGGCTCGCGTTCGAGGGGCGGACGGCCGTCCGCGTCGGCGGCGTCGGCTGGCGCGAGACGGTCGTCGTCGAGCGTCGTGGGTGGACCGTCTCCGGTGGCAACGTCACGTACCTGGTCAACCTGACGTACGACGGGGAGACGCGGACTGCCTACCGCGCGCCGCCCGCGGAGGCTTCGCCGGTGATCGGCGGCCGGAACGTCTCGGTCGCCGTCGAGGGGAGCGAGTTCCTCGTCGGCGTCTCCCGGGGGAACGAGACGGCCCGCGCGCCCATCCCCCCGGTGAACGAGTCGGTGACGCTCGACGGCGTCCAGTTCCGGCGGACGGAGAAGGGACTCCTGGCCGTCTACGAGGGTACCAGGGTCCAGGTGGCGAGGCCCGAGACCTACCGCGGACAGCAGGCGCAGCGGGACTAGGACTCTCGCCCCGCGTTCCAGACGATTCGGTACACCTCGGTCTGGAGTTCCTTTCGTTCTTCCTCGTGGAACGCGAACTGCCGTTCGAGGTCGAACGTCGCCTCGAACGCGTGGGTTACCTCGCCCCCGTTGTCGGCGGCGAACGCCTCGACGAACTCCTGGCTCCCGGCGTTGTGGATGGAGTACGACACGTCGGCGACGCCGGCGGCCGTCGCCAGAAAGGCTCGGTCGGCGTGTTCGTGCCCGCGCTGTGCGCCGAACGGCGGGTTCATCACGACCGTCGTCCGTTCCGTCGTGGTGATGGGCGAGCGCGTCGCGTCCGCCTGAACCCAGTGGACCGGCGTGGTCGTCCCCACCCGGATCCGGTTCTGCCGCGCCGTCGACAGCGCGGCACGGTCGACGTCGACGCCGACGACGCGCGCCGCGCCGCGGAGGGCCGCCCCGAGCGCGAGCATTCCCGTCCCCGTGCCGAGGTCGAGGACCGTCCGCCCCTCGATGTCGCCGTTGAGGTCCGCGACGTGGACGACGTGCGCCGCGAGTTCCGGCGGCGTCGGGTACTGTTCGAGGCTCACCCGCGGGTTCTCGAACCCCGCGACGACGGCGAGCTGGGTTTCGAGTGCGGCTTTCGTCGCCACGGCTAGAGCGCCCTCCGATTTGGCGGTCGACGGGCGTCCCGAGCGGCCTGTTCGTGACCGGTGCGTCTACCTGTCGGGTGCGGGGGCCGCGTCATAGGTGCAATATCTTCGAGTTATGGTAAAAATCTCTCGTATGTGCCGAGGTAATCTCGGTTCCGGGACGGTCGTGTCCCGGCGACGCCGGACCGCTCAACGGTGAGACACGTCCCGCACCGAGCCTCGACCGGGGGTCGGGGGTCCCCACCCCACCTTCCCGCTCGTCCCCGCACGCCGACCGATAACGCGTCCGGCACGGCCGAACGAACTCCGCTCGGAGCGTCACTTCCGACAGCGACGCCGCCGCCGACACGCCCGCGCAGGGTCTCGAATTCTGGAAACCTTCTGGAACTATATCAGGAATCTGTTACAAAGGTTTAAATTTACCCCTCACCACAAACCTTATAATGGAACGTCCGAGTCGGCAGCGTCAGCGCGAGCAGGCATCGGAAAAGGAGTCAGACGGGGAAGTCGTCTGCCCTGAGTGTGACTCGGAGAACATCATCACGGACGCCGACCAGGGCGAGTTGGTCTGTGATGACTGTGGGCTCGTTCTGGACGAGAGGCAGATCGACCGCGGGCCCGAGTGGCGGGCGTTCAATCACTCCGAACGCCAGTCGAAGTCACGCGTCGGTGCACCCATCACCGAGACGATGCACGACCGGGGACTGACCACCACCATCGACTGGAAGGACAAGGACGCGTACGGTCGGTCGCTCTCCTCCGAGAAGCGCTCGCAGATGCACCGTCTTCGAAAGTGGCAGGAACGGATTCGGACGAAGGACGCCGGCGAGCGCAACCTCCAGTTCGCGCTGAGCGAGATCGACCGGATGGCCTCCGCGTTGGGCGTTCCGCGCTCGGTACGCGAGGTCGCTTCGGTGATCTATCGACGCGCGCTCAACGAGGACCTCATTCGCGGGCGAAGTATCGAAGGCGTCGCCACCAGCGCGCTGTACGCGGCGTGCCGACAGGAGGGCATTCCACGCTCCCTCGACGAGGTCGCCGAGGTGTCGCGGGTCCCCCAGAAGGAGATCGGTCGGACCTATCGGTACATCTCGCAGGAACTCGGCCTCGAACTCAAGCCGGTCGACCCCAAGCAGTTCGTCCCGCGCTTCGCGAGCGCGCTGAACCTGTCGGAAGAAGTGCAGGCGAAAGCCACCGAGATCATCGACGTTTCCGCGGAACAGGGCCTGCTCTCGGGGAAATCCCCCACCGGATTCGCGGCGGCGGCCATCTACGCCGCCTCGCTGCTCTGCAACGAGAAGAAGACCCAGCGGGAGGTCGCCGACGTCGCGCAGGTGACGGAGGTCACGATTCGGAACCGGTATCAAGAACAGATCGAAGCGATGGGCTTCCGCTGAACGTCGGTCGTCCCCACCTGCTCACGACCGCCTGACGAACACCACGACTTCTCGGTTCCACAGCGCGAGTCGGTAGCCGCTCGCTTCGTATCCCGTGAGTTCGGAGCCGAGTCGCTCTCTCTCCTCGGGCACCGTCACGACGACCGCCGGTGGCTCCGCGGGGAGCGGCGCACCCGACGGGAGACTCGTCGACGACGCGCCCTCGCGCGCGACGTACCACGGGAGCGGGAGGCGCGTCCCCCACGACTCGGGAACGGGCGGGCCGTCGGCCTCGTTCCAGTCGCGGGTGTGAACGCGGTCACCGTAGTACAGCACCGTCTTTCCTCCCGACAGGTTCGCCGCGAACGGGTCGAGGCCGTCGGCTGGCTGGGCGTATCCCGCGAGGGCGCTCTCGGGCGTCGGCGACCCGTACACGTCGTCGGCGAAGACGGCACCGACGCCGGCGACGCCCGCGCTGGCGACGAGGAGCGCGCTGGCGACGACGGCGGCGTCCTCTCGCGCGACGGCAGCCTGCACGACGTCGACGCCGCGGGCGAGGCCGACGGCGGCGGGAACCGCCAGCGGCACGACGACGTGGACGGCCGTCCAAGGCGCGTCGACTTCGGCGACGGCCGGAAACAGGAGCAATCCAGCCCCGGCCCACACGGCGAAGAGCGCGACGGCCGGGCGGTCCGACCCCGCGTAGCGCTCGTGGAAGAACCCGACGAGCCCACAGAGGAGCGTTACCGGTGCCGCCGCGAGGAGTGTCCGTCCGAGGGAGACGACGAACGGGAGCAGCGCGTGGCCCACGCCGTCGGCGGAACGGGAGGCGACACGGACGGCGAAGAACCGACCGGGCGCTTCGACGAAGACGAACCCCAGTACCCCGGGGAGCGAGAGGGGGTTCCAGAGGCTCACGCTC
Proteins encoded:
- a CDS encoding rhomboid family intramembrane serine protease, translated to MAPLEQFVVVVAVVVSLAAVWYVERPDGRWGTLLRRRFVAGVPWGTLVVVSVVLGFYLFVQAGLDYWYSPIVIPFRAWSYFYPLGILASGFAHGGPNHLLGNLVGTIVFAPIAEYVWGHFPTRRGSASFSSWRTNPYVRAFVLFPGVVFAVTVLTSVFAIGPVIGFSGVVFAFAGFALVRYPLVTIVALVAGRVLGLLRATLQSPTLEAKAQPTFSTPWWAEIAIQGHAIGLLVGVLLGVWLLRRRGDERPPAARTWAGVLLFAVSQSLWAVYWFRGGETYVLFRALGVVLVFALATLVALTVTGSDRPLFRRAVSDGGDPSILSLPRWQWGVVVMVLVASALAGPAVPVNLFTTSDDPLPGDPVEIRDYQVTYAEDVTDGMVAAVNVSAFGETTAVNTSGVIVRSPERGIWTTAVSKGRLAFEGRTAVRVGGVGWRETVVVERRGWTVSGGNVTYLVNLTYDGETRTAYRAPPAEASPVIGGRNVSVAVEGSEFLVGVSRGNETARAPIPPVNESVTLDGVQFRRTEKGLLAVYEGTRVQVARPETYRGQQAQRD
- a CDS encoding transcription initiation factor IIB, encoding MERPSRQRQREQASEKESDGEVVCPECDSENIITDADQGELVCDDCGLVLDERQIDRGPEWRAFNHSERQSKSRVGAPITETMHDRGLTTTIDWKDKDAYGRSLSSEKRSQMHRLRKWQERIRTKDAGERNLQFALSEIDRMASALGVPRSVREVASVIYRRALNEDLIRGRSIEGVATSALYAACRQEGIPRSLDEVAEVSRVPQKEIGRTYRYISQELGLELKPVDPKQFVPRFASALNLSEEVQAKATEIIDVSAEQGLLSGKSPTGFAAAAIYAASLLCNEKKTQREVADVAQVTEVTIRNRYQEQIEAMGFR
- a CDS encoding flippase activity-associated protein Agl23, yielding MSRADSRLVAAVVACSLVGLALRLVALGERPFHWDEARVGVWALRFARTGAFEYRPVAGGPLPYHLARASLALFSPSDLSARLPVALVGGLLPLSALGLRTRLSDRETALLAAFLALSPPLVYYGRVLRGDLLLAAAAFVACVSVVRVVDTNGPARRRFAYVAVLAAAAALAASGFVVATVACVVAAGSVVLDARRLSFDALVSTPARLRARSTLLARLFLVGVAAVVFLFAPRGGSVSLWNPLSLPGVLGFVFVEAPGRFFAVRVASRSADGVGHALLPFVVSLGRTLLAAAPVTLLCGLVGFFHERYAGSDRPAVALFAVWAGAGLLLFPAVAEVDAPWTAVHVVVPLAVPAAVGLARGVDVVQAAVAREDAAVVASALLVASAGVAGVGAVFADDVYGSPTPESALAGYAQPADGLDPFAANLSGGKTVLYYGDRVHTRDWNEADGPPVPESWGTRLPLPWYVAREGASSTSLPSGAPLPAEPPAVVVTVPEERERLGSELTGYEASGYRLALWNREVVVFVRRS
- a CDS encoding ribbon-helix-helix domain-containing protein; this encodes MPNVEITVPEHLEMQIAQMVEQGEFVNREEAIEELLSTGLRAYKTSGPMEDDQEFQDDGMMGHEDEYVF
- a CDS encoding sulfite oxidase-like oxidoreductase is translated as MNDLTELYREYGDDRLPPGQRETSRFPVLSKSGTPSWDRESWRFEVWGAVDDPLDLSWEEFTALPTETQVQDFHCVTGWSKFDCEFTGVPFSTLAEEAGVDDDAVHVMFHAMDDYTTNLPLDDCLREGVLFVVEYDGEPLPPEHGGPLRVVTPHKYAYKGAKWVSGVEFLTAPERGYWEKRGYSNTANPWEEERYA
- a CDS encoding METTL5 family protein codes for the protein MATKAALETQLAVVAGFENPRVSLEQYPTPPELAAHVVHVADLNGDIEGRTVLDLGTGTGMLALGAALRGAARVVGVDVDRAALSTARQNRIRVGTTTPVHWVQADATRSPITTTERTTVVMNPPFGAQRGHEHADRAFLATAAGVADVSYSIHNAGSQEFVEAFAADNGGEVTHAFEATFDLERQFAFHEEERKELQTEVYRIVWNAGRES
- a CDS encoding UPF0058 family protein, translated to MHKDELLELHEQLVIIKDHFKTREEVPDGLFDEYENLGVEPSHVHKSKSEHKHAVFVLGSALAASMSDDEFSSAGRVGKRMEELAEDAESKL